The genomic interval GCCAGGGCGGACGCGAGAGGTAGCGTTCGGAGATGGCCACGGCCCCTGCGGGACCTCGCCATGATGGCCAGAAAAAACTGGGTGTCCTCTCTATCCACCACTGGCAGAGGCAAACGTCAGGAGTTGCGTTCGGAGATTGCCACGCCCCCCGGGGCCTCGCTCTAACGGGCAATAGAATGATGCTATCGAGGTCCGAGCCCTTTTCCCGCTGGTTTTCGCGTGTCGTTCAGGCGGAACCCGGATTCCTCGCAATGGTCCATCGGTATGTGTTCGGGGCAGGGGATCCGGCAGGCCGACAAACACCGGCTGTCAGCGCATCAAGTCGGAAGGACGGTGGACGTGATACGGAACAGGATCTGCGCATGCCCCATGGTTCTGGTGGCCGTGGCGCTTCTCGTGTTCGGCCTGAGCGGCAACGCGGCCGCCGGGGAACGGGAGGCCGAGATCGTGCAACTGGTGGAAGGCCTGGACGAGGACGAGCTCATCGTCTTTGAGCCGGACGACGCCCAGTACACCGTGACGGTCTTTACCGACGTCAACTGCCCTTATTGCCGCGAGTTCCATCAGCAAATCGACGATTACCTCTTATGGGACATCCGCATTCGCTATGCGGCGTTCCCCGTCATCGGCAACGCCTTCGAGCAGATGGAGGCGTTGTGGTGCAGCGACGACCGGCAGGATGCCATCACCCGGGCCAAGCTGGGCGAGACCATAAAGGCGGAAGACTGCCCGAACCCCGTGGCCGATCATCTGGCCATCGCCCGGGAGCAGCGGTTCCGGGGCACCCCCACCATCATCACCCCTCAGGGCCGGATCAGGTACGGCCTTGTCTCCGCCGCCGAACTCGTGGATATGCTGGAAGCCGAGGCGGCCCGGTAAGCAGCGTCTCAAGAAGGTGGGTGTCCTCATCTTGACCTTGAACAACGAGTAGCCACCGCATCGAGAAGATGGGTGTCCTCTTGTTCCTAAGCCGTTAGTGCGCGTTTTCTGCAGCTACGCGGCTGGCTGCCCGTTCTCTCTGTGCCCGTCGAACCGCATCGGCTGCACGGCGTCCAGCTTCACGCTCTTCCGTGCACACCAGAGGTCGTGCTGATCCTGCATGGCCAGCCAGCTTTCCGGCGATCGGCCGAGCGTTTTGGACGCAGTGCCATCTCGGGACTCACCCCGCTGCGTCCCTGCAGGACGCGCCCCAGGGTGGAAGGCGAGACATCGAGCTTGCTGGCCAGCTGGCGGGCACTCAGCCGAAACGGTTCCAGATAGACCTCGCGAATGAACGCGCCCG from Thioalkalivibrio sp. ALJ12 carries:
- a CDS encoding DsbC family protein; the protein is MVLVAVALLVFGLSGNAAAGEREAEIVQLVEGLDEDELIVFEPDDAQYTVTVFTDVNCPYCREFHQQIDDYLLWDIRIRYAAFPVIGNAFEQMEALWCSDDRQDAITRAKLGETIKAEDCPNPVADHLAIAREQRFRGTPTIITPQGRIRYGLVSAAELVDMLEAEAAR